In Bradyrhizobium sp. 1(2017), one DNA window encodes the following:
- a CDS encoding recombinase family protein — MRAAVSYIRVSKPKQGRSGLGLEAQQAAIRSFCAQHGFNIEAEYREVETGKGADALERRPELAAAMKFARKLGRGGKSGAAPIIIAKLDRLSRDVHFISGLMVQRIPFIVTELGPEVDPFMLHIHAAVAEKERERIAQRTKEALAAAKARGQMLGNPAIGEARKAEADLHAEHFRPILGPLRHLPAKRISVILNDRGVTTPRGGKWQATQVIRLLSRLQLSAGNPS, encoded by the coding sequence ATGCGCGCCGCCGTTTCCTACATCCGCGTCTCAAAACCGAAGCAAGGCCGCAGCGGTCTCGGCCTGGAAGCGCAGCAAGCCGCGATCAGATCTTTTTGCGCGCAGCACGGCTTCAACATCGAAGCCGAGTACCGCGAGGTCGAGACCGGGAAAGGCGCTGATGCGCTGGAGCGCAGGCCCGAGCTCGCAGCCGCCATGAAGTTCGCTCGCAAACTTGGTCGAGGCGGCAAGTCAGGCGCTGCTCCAATCATCATCGCCAAGCTGGACCGACTAAGCCGTGACGTTCACTTCATCAGCGGCCTGATGGTGCAACGCATTCCCTTCATCGTCACCGAGCTCGGACCCGAGGTGGACCCGTTCATGCTGCATATCCACGCCGCTGTCGCAGAGAAGGAGCGTGAGCGCATCGCTCAACGCACTAAGGAAGCCCTTGCGGCAGCCAAGGCTCGCGGTCAGATGCTGGGCAATCCTGCAATCGGAGAAGCTCGCAAGGCCGAAGCAGACCTGCACGCCGAGCATTTCCGGCCCATTCTCGGACCGCTACGCCACCTGCCCGCCAAGCGGATCTCGGTGATCCTGAATGATCGAGGCGTAACGACGCCACGCGGTGGCAAGTGGCAGGCTACTCAGGTGATCAGGCTGCTCAGCCGTCTACAATTGTCGGCTGGTAATCCAAGCTGA